Part of the Undibacter mobilis genome is shown below.
ATCACAGCGTTTCGAATGAGCTGATCGCGCGTATTGAGAAGCTCAAGAACATCGTGGTCGTCGGCAATCCGGCCGGCAAGGTGACGTTGTACGAGTTCTACGATCTCAATTGTCCCTATTGCCGCCGCGCCTCGGAAGACATCGATGAGCTGCTGCAGGCCAATCCGAGCCTGCGTCTGGTGCTGGTGCCGTTCCCGGTGCTCGGCATTCCGTCGATCCTGGCGGCGCGGGTGGAGTATGCGGTGAACCGCATGGCGTCGCCGGAGAACGCCTACAAGTTCCACCGCACGGTCTATCAGGGCCGCGGCACCGTCGACGACAAGCGCGCCTTCGCGGCGGCGCAGTCGATCGGCCTGGAAAGCGTCGAGCTGCGCCAGATCGCCAACGAGGATACTTTCGGCACCGTGATGAAGGAGCATCTGCGCGTCGGCGATGCACTTGGCATCCAGGCGACGCCGGGGCTGGTCCTCGGCGGTGTCGCCATCATCGGCTATCCAGGCAAGAAGGCGCTTGCCGAGGCGATCGGCGCGGTTGGCAAATGCGGCACGGTGATGTGCCCGTAAGCGTCGATTCAATCTCCGTTCATTCCCGCGAAAGCGGGAATCCAGATCGTACGCGCGGTTTGACAAGGCTGGGTCCCCGCTTTCGCGGGGACGAACAGTCTGATGTCACCGCGCTCACAACCGCTTGACCGACGTGATCTCGCTGTCGGTTGACTTGATGCGCGCAATTGCTTCAGCGATGGGCTCGGCCTCGACCATCATGTGATGGGCGTTGGCATGGATGAGCGTCTGCGCATCGCGCGCGATGGCGACGTGTCCCTTCCAGAACAGGAGGTCGCCGCGCCGGATGTCGGCCAGCGAAACGGGCGTGCCAAGCACGCGCTCCTGCATATAGGAATCGCGTGGGCAGGGCTGTCCGGTGGCATTCAGTGCCACTTGCACGAGGCCGGAACAGTCGATGCCAAGCGACGACTTGCCGCCCCACAGATAAGGAGCGCCTCGAAA
Proteins encoded:
- a CDS encoding thioredoxin domain-containing protein translates to MILSRLAIAAAVLMTLTAPPPARADDAAQFPIIADDGNVIANHSVSNELIARIEKLKNIVVVGNPAGKVTLYEFYDLNCPYCRRASEDIDELLQANPSLRLVLVPFPVLGIPSILAARVEYAVNRMASPENAYKFHRTVYQGRGTVDDKRAFAAAQSIGLESVELRQIANEDTFGTVMKEHLRVGDALGIQATPGLVLGGVAIIGYPGKKALAEAIGAVGKCGTVMCP